One Setaria italica strain Yugu1 chromosome I, Setaria_italica_v2.0, whole genome shotgun sequence DNA window includes the following coding sequences:
- the LOC101753295 gene encoding ammonium transporter 3 member 3 yields the protein MTLAPLIDPVVWRMRTMAGVIPIAYRNSSSSPDWLNKGDNAWQMISATLVGLQSMPGLVILYGSIVKKKWAINSAFMALYAFAAVWICWVIWAYNMSFGDRLLPFWGKARPALGQSFLVAQSELTATTVRYHNGTLEADMLHPFYPAATMVYFQCMFATITIIILAGSLLGRMNIKAWMAFVPLWITFSYTICAFSLWGGGFLFQWGVIDYSGGYVIHLSSGIAGLTAAYWVGPRSASDRERFPPNNVLLVLAGAGLLWLGWTGFNGGDPYSANIDSSMAVLNTHICASTSLLVWTLLDVFFFGKPSVIGAVQGMITGLVCITPGAGLVQGWAAIVMGILSGSIPWYTMMVLHKKWSFMQRIDDTLGVFHTHAVAGFLGGITTGLFAEPVLCNLFLSIPNSRGAFYGGDGASQFGRQITGALFVIAWNIVITSIICVLVSLVLPLRISDEQLLIGDDAVHGEEAYAIWAEGELNDITHHGESRHSGIAVGVTQNV from the exons ATGACATTAGCACCTTTGATTGATCCAGTAGTTTGGAGAA TGAGAACCATGGCAGGAGTGATACCTATTGCATACCGCAACTCTTCGTCATCACCAGACTGGCTCAACAAGGGTGACAATGCGTGGCAGATGATATCTGCGACCCTCGTGGGCCTGCAGAGCATGCCAGGGCTGGTCATCCTGTACGGCAGCATCGTCAAGAAGAAGTGGGCCATCAACTCGGCGTTCATGGCGCTGTATGCCTTTGCAGCCGTCTGGATCTGCTGGGTCATCTGGGCATACAACATGTCGTTCGGTGACAGGCTCCTGCCCTTCTGGGGGAAAGCAAGGCCTGCACTCGGGCAGAGCTTCCTGGTGGCGCAGTCTGAGCTCACAGCCACCACTGTGCGGTACCACAACGGCACCCTTGAGGCGGATATGCTCCATCCATTCTACCCAGCTGCAACCATGGTGTACTTCCAGTGCATGTTTGCCACCATCACAATCATCATCCTTGCTGGATCGCTGCTCGGGCGCATGAACATCAAGGCCTGGATGGCCTTTGTGCCGCTCTGGATCACCTTCTCCTACACAATCTGTGCCTTCTCGCTATGGGGTGGTGGCTTCCTCTTCCAGTGGGGTGTCATAGATTACTCTGGCGGCTATGTCATCCACCTCTCTTCTGGCATCGCCGGCCTTACCGCTGCCTATTGG GTGGGGCCAAGGTCAGCATCAGACAGGGAGCGGTTCCCTCCAAATAATGTCCTGCTGGTGCTAGCAGGGGCAGGGCTGCTGTGGCTTGGATGGACAGGTTTCAACGGTGGTGATCCATACTCGGCCAACATCGACTCGTCTATGGCAGTGCTCAACACACATATCTGCGCATCCACCAGCCTGCTTGTGTGGACGCTCCTCGATGTCTTCTTCTTCGGAAAGCCGTCGGTAATTGGCGCCGTGCAGGGTATGATCACCGGTCTTGTATGCATCACCCCTGGTGCAG GCCTGGTGCAAGGGTGGGCAGCTATTGTGATGGGAATTCTCTCAGGTAGCATTCCCTGGTACACCATGATGGTGCTGCACAAGAAGTGGTCCTTTATGCAGAGGATTGATGACACCCTTGGCGTCTTCCACACCCACGCAGTCGCAGGGTTCCTTGGTGGCATCACCACTGGACTTTTTGCTGAACCAGTCCTCTgcaacctcttcctctccatccCAAACTCGAGAGGTGCATTTTATGGTGGTGATGGTGCATCGCAGTTTGGGAGGCAGATCACTGGTGCACTCTTCGTCATTGCCTGGAACATCGTTATCACTTCCATAATCTGTGTCCTTGTTAGCCTAGTCCTGCCGCTCCGAATTTCTGATGAACAGCTGCTTATCGGGGATGATGCTGTACATGGTGAGGAGGCCTATGCTATATGGGCAGAAGGTGAGCTCAATGACATAACCCACCATGGCGAGAGCAGACATAGTGGCATCGCCGTAGGAGTCACACAGAATGTTTGA
- the LOC101752885 gene encoding protein FAR1-RELATED SEQUENCE 5 → MSPVESAAAGADQAGERAVVPHEDGVGGGGGDVATTEAQVAMVVSTSGDERRVEYGDDAENEGEEAATVQGSKEGTEELLRKVVYSEEAAYKLYCDYGHRMGFSIRKGKQSYFTGTKRIRTKDYFCSKEGLKEGEKLTDANFNDPHTRTNCRAMVRFRVNDHGEWKVIRLVSDHNHNLARPEERHLLRSARSLIAGRSSSVEAMLYAGYQVQGGAPQLPAGSTSATNNVDNSKQHLLLGYGAAVKTLTVGTGDLQSLVSYLKTRANEDAMFYWDVQLDQSGRMTNFFWRDGRSRIDYDCFGDVIVFDSTYRLSKQNLICAPFVGVNHHWQTTMYGCALLADESMSAFVWLFKSFLESMGNRHPQSIFTNLDQVVSKAIEEVFPNTCHRIAHWHIQKNAHSRLGYLNVSKGFNKMFTKCIQGCDSETEFEETWAQMIHEFKLQDNKWLKKLYKLKQKWCSALNKGNFDGGVEYEPQCDTMSSIFNSVADKLTSLSAIAVTVDKQSEDWREKELEEDTRCLQKPPACIIKHSDILNHAAKVYTHRIYKLFETDFLDGCGATKFKELPCEDNNTHQFEMTMQGRGSRVCTVRLNMSTMELSCSCSKFETMGLLCPHALKALSIKNICKIPESYILKRWTKDAKKWVFNPKQYESSYQECMDDDAAYCNYVMRYAYDLVTKSQGQEELRKALWETLESGEKELEKHLGNGTQYAAYAT, encoded by the coding sequence ATGTCGCCCGtcgagtccgccgccgccggcgcggaccaGGCCGGCGAGAGGGCGGTCGTGCCGCACGAGGacggtgtcggcggcggcggtggcgacgtgGCCACGACGGAAGCTCAAGTGGCCATGGTCGTTTCCACCTCCGGCGACGAGAGGCGGGTGGAGTACGGCGACGATGCGGAGAACgagggggaggaggccgcgACGGTGCAGGGCAGCAAGGAGGGcacggaggagctgctccggAAGGTGGTGTACAGCGAAGAGGCCGCCTACAAGCTCTACTGCGACTACGGCCACCGGATGGGGTTCAGCATCAGGAAAGGGAAGCAGTCCTACTTCACCGGCACCAAGCGGATACGCACCAAGGACTACTTCTGCTCCAAGGAGGGGCTCAAGGAAGGGGAGAAGCTCACCGATGCGAATTTCAACGACCCGCATACTAGGACCAACTGCAGGGCGATGGTGCGGTTCAGGGTGAATGATCATGGGGAGTGGAAGGTTATCAGGCTGGTCTCTGATCATAACCACAACCTGGCAAGGCCAGAGGAACGGCACCTTTTGCGGTCTGCGAGGTCACTTATAGCAGGGCGGTCAAGTTCAGTCGAGGCAATGCTATACGCTGGGTATCAGGTACAAGGTGGTGCTCCACAATTGCCTGCGGGGAGTACTAGTGCGACCAACAATGTGGACAATTCAAAGCAGCATTTGCTACTTGGTTACGGTGCTGCGGTGAAGACGCTGACCGTAGGGACTGGAGACCTGCAGAGCCTTGTGAGCTACCTGAAAACCAGAGCAAATGAAGATGCAATGTTCTACTGGGATGTTCAATTGGACCAAAGCGGTCGGATGACTAATTTCTTTTGGCGCGATGGGAGGAGCAGGATCGACTATGACTGTTTCGGTGATGTGATTGTGTTCGATTCGACTTACCGCTTGAGCAAACAGAACTTGATATGTGCACCTTTTGTTGGCGTGAACCACCATTGGCAGACCACTATGTATGGCTGTGCGCTCTTAGCTGACGAATCAATGTCAGCTTTTGTGTGGCTGTTCAAATCTTTCTTGGAGTCCATGGGGAACCGGCATCCTCAATCTATTTTCACGAATCTTGATCAAGTTGTGTCAAAAGCAATTGAGGAAGTTTTTCCGAATACATGCCATCGCATTGCTCATTGGCACATCCAAAAGAATGCCCATTCTCGTCTTGGTTATCTTAACGTTTCAAAAGGGTTCAATAAGATGTTCACCAAGTGCATACAGGGATGTGACTCAGAAACAGAGTTTGAGGAAACATGGGCCCAAATGATCCATGAATTTAAGCTGCAGGATAATAAGTGGCTTAAGAAACTGTATAAGCTCAAGCAGAAGTGGTGTAGCGCTCTTAACAAGGGCAACTTTGATGGTGGGGTCGAGTATGAGCCACAATGTGATACTATGAGTAGCATATTCAATAGTGTTGCTGATAAATTGACATCTCTTTCTGCAATTGCTGTTACTGTGGATAAACAATCTGAAGACTGGAGGGAAAAAGAATTGGAGGAGGATACGCGGTGTTTGCAAAAGCCACCTGCTTGTATCATAAAACACAGTGACATTTTGAATCACGCAGCAAAAGTTTATACACATAGAATCTACAAGTTGTTTGAGACAGATTTTCTTGATGGGTGTGGTGCCACAAAATTCAAGGAGCTTCCATGTGAAGATAATAACACACATCAATTTGAGATGACCATGCAAGGGCGAGGATCAAGAGTCTGCACAGTACGTCTCAATATGTCTACGATGGAATTAAGTTGCAGCTGCAGTAAATTTGAGACAATGGGTTTACTTTGCCCGCATGCTCTGAAAGCTCTTAGTATAAAAAATATATGCAAAATTCCAGAAAGCTACATACTGAAGCGGTGGACCAAGGATGCCAAGAAATGGGTTTTTAACCCAAAACAATATGAATCGTCATATCAGGAATGCatggatgatgatgctgcataCTGTAACTATGTTATGCGTTATGCTTATGACCTTGTGACAAAGAGCCAAGGACAGGAGGAATTGAGGAAAGCACTGTGGGAAACTCTTGAGAGTGGTGAGAAAGAATTGGAGAAACACCTAGGAAATGGTACACAATATGCAGCTTATGCCACTTAA